A window of Candidatus Zixiibacteriota bacterium genomic DNA:
GCAAGATCGCCAGGAATCCGGACTCAAGAAAGAACGCGAAGATTCCTTCTGCGGCCAGCGCGCTGCCAAAGACGTCGCCGACGTAACGCGAATAAGTCGACCAGTTGGTGCCGAACTGAAATTCCATCACGATGCCGGTCGCGACACCGAGGGCGAAGATCAACCCGAAGATCCGTACCCAATAACGGGTCATTTGCTGATACAGCGGATTCTTGGTCTTGAGATACATCCCTTCCATGATCACCAGGATCAGTCCAAGCCCGATCGAAAGCGGCGGGAAGAGATAATGGAAGCCGATCGTGAAGGCAAACTGCAGGCGCGAAAGAGTCAGCAGATCCATACTTCAGAATCTACGCAAACACGGCGGTGAACTTGAGAAAAAAATCACAAGTAGCCGTGGGGTATCAAACAACGACAGCGCGGATGTCACAAGGCGCGCGTCAAACCGCCTTAATCGAGCGCCGCCATTCGCCCTCTTTTTGAAAATTGATGTCGTCAATGATCCCGAGCAGCCAAATTCCAGCCAACTGCGACGCTTCATTTAGTTCCACGATCAGCGAGGTCGCCGGCGAGACAAACTGCGCAACGCGCTCCCGCGAGAATTTGATATTGACCAACGAGCGCTTGGCATCGGTGAGGTAGTCGATTTCGGCCAACCCGCGGCCATTGCCGTTGGTCTGGAGGGCGATGTTCAGGCGCTCCAGTTCCTCCGGCGGATGAATCGCCGTTTCGATCCGCCATTCGCGTCGCGGTTTCCAGATGTCGATATTAAGCAATCGCCCGTCGCGCGTCAGATCGAAGGAACAGTCATCGCCTTCCAGGCTGTGTTTGAAGCTGCCCCTTTGCTTGATGCCGGCCGATAGGGTGTCACCGATCGTATCGTAGAAAGCGCGGCAAGGATACGGACGCGACAAGGGTTTTGTCACGACCGCGATCGCGCTCATTCCATTTCCTTGAGGCGGTCCTGCGCCTGGCGCGCTTCGAAGGAATCGGGATAGTCTTTGATCAGGCGATTGAAGATCGGCCGGGCGCGCGCAACGTTGCCGGTCTCCTGGTAACAGCGTCCGAGCTTGAAAATCGACTCGGTCAACTTGTCGCTTTGTGGGTAGGTCTTTTCAACCTTCTCGAATTCCGGGATCGCGCGGGCATACTCCTTCTTGGCATAGTAGCATTCCGCCAGCCAATACTGCGCGTCGTCCGCCTGTGGGCTGTCGGGGAATTGCTTGAGAAACTCGTTGAACTGCAGAATCGCCAGGTCAAATCGCCCTTCCCGCATGTCCTTGGTTGCATTTTCATAGACGCTGCTGGGATTCACTTGCGGCATGTCGGACTCATCGGTTGCCTTGGCCGTGTCGGTCGCCGCAGTCGTCGCGTTCGGTCTTACCGGGGTCTGAACATAGCTGCCCGGGCGATTGGCCATCTGGCTCTCGATATCCGTCAATCGGCCGTCGATCGTGTTCATCTTGTCCATCATGTCGGCCAGCGCCACCTTGAGATCGGCCTGATACGCTACGTTCTTCTCGACGGTGAGGCGAAAGAGGGAATCAAGATCGCGGATGCGGTCCTGCATTTGCAGGGTCGAGCGTTCCAGAAATTCCAGCTGTGTCTTCATGGTGACAATCTCGCTGCGGGAAGCGCAGCCGACCTGCAGGAGGGCTACCGCAGCTAAGAGTATGATTCCGTAAGGCCGCATAAGTGCTCCCAATAATGCTGAAGGGCGGTTGTAACCGCCCTCTTCAGCGTTGTCCTATTGCTCCACGAACTCCGCTCTTCGATTCTTGGCCCAGGCGTCCTCGCTCGAACCGAGAACCGCCGGACGCTCCTTGCCGTAGCTGATAATCGACATGCGGTCGCGGGGAATGCCTAGGCTGGCCAGGTATTCCATCGCCGAACGGGCGCGCCGCTCGCCGAGCGCCAGATTGTATTCGACCGTGCCGCGCTCGTCACAATGGCCCTCGATCAGGACCTTCGCCTGCGGATTGGCTTTCATCCTTTCGAAATTCTGACGCAGTCCGTTCTTCGCGTCGTCGCGAAGATTGTACTTGTCGAAATCGAAATAGATGGTGACGTAGTTGAGCACCTGATCGCCGCTGACCGGCGGCGTGCTCGG
This region includes:
- the ybgF gene encoding tol-pal system protein YbgF, which codes for MKTQLEFLERSTLQMQDRIRDLDSLFRLTVEKNVAYQADLKVALADMMDKMNTIDGRLTDIESQMANRPGSYVQTPVRPNATTAATDTAKATDESDMPQVNPSSVYENATKDMREGRFDLAILQFNEFLKQFPDSPQADDAQYWLAECYYAKKEYARAIPEFEKVEKTYPQSDKLTESIFKLGRCYQETGNVARARPIFNRLIKDYPDSFEARQAQDRLKEME
- the pal gene encoding peptidoglycan-associated lipoprotein Pal, giving the protein MRKALILLSILMIALLAVGCGQKPKMEDQTPPPVTDTGTKPGTGEGETPSTPPVSGDQVLNYVTIYFDFDKYNLRDDAKNGLRQNFERMKANPQAKVLIEGHCDERGTVEYNLALGERRARSAMEYLASLGIPRDRMSIISYGKERPAVLGSSEDAWAKNRRAEFVEQ